The DNA segment TTGTTAATTAGAAAGTATCGGATTGGATTGACGCAAGTGAacacagtgaaaatatcaaaattaacattttatatcTCCACCAAGTAATTGGAGTGAAGCCAATGTTATCCAGCAACCATGTTTTGTAGATTAAACAGTAACTATTATTGCAGgtgttttaactaaatacactggaAAAATGTCCGATAAtatatcctttttaattttatagaATGTCTATTTCCTATCTGTATTGGATACAGGAAAACAGAGAACCCTAGTTGTTTAGACTCAAGTGACAGCGAGTGCCATTGCACCGGctattaaagaaaaaagtttcattcTGTATAGTATGATTGAACATAAGCACAATATATAATAACTGTAATACTCTGCGAATTTCACCAGTTATAATTGCGGACCGCGGTCCTACATGACAATAATGTCAGTCGCCCCAAAGAGCTAACTTCATGATATGGATGTCATAGTATTATCGTACCTTATTTCAAATGTAGAGTTTTTGATCATGTAGACAATGGCAGTTAGTATGATATCAATACTGAATTACCTATATAATACACGAACACAACTTTAACTGCACTGTTTAATTAGTGTACTACATACATATATAGTTTTAACATAGGTATTATATCAGTTtcaagtttgaagaaaaaaatcaaaacatattttgccgcaccaggagaaaaccaacatagtgctgcgtttgtgaccagcatggatccagaccagcctgcgcatccgtgcagtatggtcaggatccatgctgttcgctaatagttttgcagtaggatttgaaagcgaacagcatggatcctgaccagactgcgcggatgcgcaggctggtctggatccatgttggtcgcaaacgaactatgttggttttctcatggcgcggccaaaataaactgtaaaaataaagCTTGTACATGACACATTCGTACgaaaagacagatatcaaaatccGCATTGCACTAGTCGGACATTCGATTTagtattttgtgtgtttttggactattttcatttatttcatgcCCCCGTTCATAAGTAGTTCTTCGTTTCAAAATGTTATTCGTATCTGGCTAAAATGAAAGCAAAGAATAAGTAGAGGTATTTAGTACAAAGATTACTATAACATTAGCTTGATCTGAGATGTATTCGGCTTTCATGGATTTTACTAGGTGTCAAAATCCACCCCAGACAAAAACATCATTGCTTACACATAAGATATTTCTTTAGCAAATCTTTAGCCATCTCAATCTTTCTGTTGTCTGTGAGTTCTGCAGATTCGTCGCATCTTCGCAACCCATatcatgtttataacaaaaactaccagagtgaaagtgcactgaataatttgaaaataaacgaaataaaGAGGTGACACATTTTCCATCAAAGCCCCGATATAAAGAGGATCAATGAAGCATCCCAAAGAACCACAAAATTGGAAGAACCCACCTACTTTACCGCTGATCTTAAGCACATTCTCATGTGTCCATACAATAAATGTAGGAAACATGCAAGAAATACCTACACCCATTAACGGAACCATAGTCCAAACAATACCTGCGATATTGTAAACAGCTCCAAAGTATAGAACACCACATGATATTATGATCACAAAACTATTAGCGATGATAATCTTATGCGGTCGAACAAATCGAGAAACAATTATTCCACTGAAACGCCCTATGCTATAAAATGTCCATAAAAGGGAAATAAGAAAGGCGCCATTGCTCTTTGACCAGTTCAACTGAAGGAGAacaaatggcattataaaggaaAGACCTTTGCATTCAACCGCAGTGCTTGATGTAACAGACaaagctattaatattacaaacaAAACTGTCTGGTTCTTGCTTAGCCTGACTCGTTCAATATCTTTGGATGAAGTTTGGGCTTCGATTTTCTTTTCTGTTGGTTTTACATACGTCGGTACCCTTTCGAAACCTTTGCAAAACAAAGTGATATAGATAAACCCCGACAATGCAGTAAGTAAGCCAGTAATAAGAAATGCCCAGTGGATTTTAGTTTCACCATACGTGGCTATTTCTTTTACCTCTTGGTTTGTTTTCAATGATATATTATGATATAAATCAGATATCGAATAGTTGCTTGAAACGTTCAATATTTGCATCTCTGATGTATTGTTACTATTTTCATGATTGGTCAGCTTTGGAGCAAGAAAAAAACGCGTTACAAGTGGAGAAATTATTCCGCCAATAGAATAAGTAAAGTGAAGCGCTAGCATAAATGGCCCACCTTCTTTCCCCCAACATGACATTATCTTGGCATTTCCACCTGaaatatataatagatattaattaGTTCTTACACAACTTGCAAATATAAACGAATAATACTAAAACATCACCACCATGCGAATAGTTTTGATAACATATGTCTACGTAAAAACAAAAGACTTCTCCCAAAATAGTTTTTCCCGCTTTGAACAATTTACTATCATTACAgtgaacaatttatttatttaaattattttgttgggtttaacgtcgcaccgacacaattttaggtcatatggcgactttccagctttgatggtggaggaagaccccaggtgcccctccgtgcattatttcatcacgagcgggcacctgggtagaaccaccgaccttccgtaagccagctggatggcttccccacatgaagaattcaaagccccgggtgaggctcgaacccacattgatgaggggcaagtgatttgaagtcagcgtccttaaccactcggccacggaggccccctacaGTGAACAAAATGCTTACAGGtgtctcaatctgactaaagtacatctcctattacgctacgcataggatctgacaacgagctattgatggcctcgttctgacaacccttccgctatccaatcaaaagttaacttacaacattctgcaagctttaaaaagccttgttatttgatattaacaacttttatgtagaaaaatgtcagatagccggttagctcagtcggtagcgcacttgctctgtaaacgagaggtcccgagttcgagccctggattaactgcaaatttttcttactctttgacattcgaacaagttgtctgattggttcaaacaaaaatagatttgcaaaaataaaaatagcgatcttggaaatccaaaatatacagaagacgaatgtgaatgggtcgttctcagatcttcgtttagaagatcatgtactttagtcagattgacaggtgtctgtaacatgtttttgCTAACATGTACGTCACATGGATATAATTCAGAGCATATGGTGATTTTCTAGCTTTTATGCTGAACGAAGACCCAAATTACAATCTGGGCATTTTTTCAGTTCCTAGACGGACCTGGATCGTACACCGGCAAGGGACAAGTAATTTAAAAGTCAGCCATCCTAGTCAGACGGCTACAGAGATAAAAATACTTTGACGGCAATAAGTGAAGGCATGGGGAAGGTTGCTTGTAGGCGTCGGGAAGGTTACTTGTAGGTACCAAATTGTTACCGAAGTTTTGGTGTAATTAGATGTACTTTGTGAAAAGCAGTGTGTTTACCACTATCTCTGCCTCCAGCCAGAAAACCATCAAGCAGACGAACAAAGAGGAACAATCCATATTTGGTGCACCATGGAGACAACGTACTAGTTACCGCATTTATCAAAGACACAGCACCTGAGGAAGAGAATGATAAATGTAAATGTTGCATACTATCAgactgtaattttgaaacataacaaaCGTTATATCCACCAGAACCAAACGTAATTAACGAtcaaaaataatacaaacttaCTTGTTGGGAATATCATGGAATATACATAAAGTGTAAGAAAAAATATGCACATGCATATTAAAGGTGACAATTACATTCCAAATCGTTCTTAACAACCACCCAGTTGCATTACAAGACTATTCTAGGAGTAAGTTATTAAGCATTATGGAATTAcatcataatatgagccgcaccatgagaaaaccaacatagtgcatttgtgaccagcatggatccagaccaggctgcgcatcagcacagtctggtcaggatccatgctgttcgctttcaaagcctattgcaaaccattagcgaacagcatggatcctgaccagactgctcggatgcgcaggctggtctggatccatgctggtcgcaaacgcactatgttgattttctcatggtgcggctcatatctcaaaatcgtaagcatttcaatttACAGTGTATATGCAAATGTGATTTCTGAAGATCTACATGTAACATCAGGATGCTAGTAAACTTTGACGTAAGTCATGTAGAAGAAGACAGAAAATAAACACGCAAGAActataatgacatttttaccGAAACTAGGAAATAACAAAAGTTATGCCTCAGTTATAATGAGGCTGTCACATTTTTGTTAAAGAgcattatttgttttttgttatttcctAGTTTCGGTAATTGTTAACGTTCATATTTGTCAtgcatttgaatatttaattAACATAGTAGAAAGTGTATTATTGAATCTTTTTTTCAGTATCACCCTTTATAGCTTTACCAGTATGACAATTGCAACAAGTGCAACATTGAAAGTTGTGCTTTTCAAACCACATATATTTGCACATTCCCCCTTTGGACAGCTGCTACAtctgttttaacattattttaatattatatgttaAAAGCACTATTAAACTTTAAGATATACCTACCAGTACATGtcttaatttgttttatcaacatacCAACGAATTTTTCTATAATTCTTAAAGAGATAATGATATTAATACGGAAAATCGTTGGTGAGTTAATACCATTCTTGTTTAATATAATGTCCATGATGTTATAGACATGTTTACAACAATATTTATTTAGACGGTACGACTAGCGTTAGAATATTTCCTAGACCTGACAGATCAGAAATTTACAACGGCAAATACAATTGTATATATCATGTAAGCAATTCATACAGactttaaaattaacaaatgagCGTTCAACTTTAGTATGTTGCAGAGTATCTTTTGTAATATGATTACCAAAGATAATAAAACAACAGCCAGTCTTGTTGTACAAGGGTTACtaaaaataataatactataGTCAATTGTATTGAAACATGATTGAAAAGATCACAACACAAAACCCAACCCTAATGTAACAGGATTGCCAGTGATAATAAAACAATAGCCAATCATGTTGTAACATGATTAAAGAGATAACAATACAATAGCCTACCCTCTTGTCACAGGGTAACAAAAGATAATAAAACAATAGCAAATCCTGTTGTAACAtgatttacaaagaaaataaaacaaaagccaGTCATGTTGTAACAGGGTTATCAAAGACAATAAAACAATAGCCAGTCATGCTGTAACATAGTTACCAAAGACAATAAAACAATAGCCAGTCATGTTGTAACAGGGTTTCCAAAGACAATAAAACAATAGCCAGTCATGTTGTAACAGGGTTACCGAAGACAATAAAACAATAGTCAGTCATGTTGTAACAGGGTTTCCAAAGACAATAAAACAAGAGCCAGTCATGTTGTAACAGGGTTACCGAAGACAATAAAACAATAGCAGTCATGTTGTAACaggttaaaacaaaacaaagccaGTCATGTTGTAACAGGGTTACCGAAGACAATAAAACAATAGCCAGTCATGTTGTAACAGGGTTACCAAAGACAACAAAACAATAGCTAGTCATGTTGTAACAGGGTtaccaaaacaacaaaacaatagcCAGTCATGTTGTAACAGGGTtaccaaaaacaacaaaacaatagcCAGTCATGTTGTAACAGGGCTACCAAAGACAACAAAACAATAGCTAGTCATGTTGTAACAGGGTTACCGAAGACAATAAAACAATAGTCAGTCATTTTGTAACAGGGTTACCAAAGACAACATAACAATAGCCAGTCATGTTGTAACAGGGTTACCAAAGACCCGTCATGTTGTAACAGGGTtaccaaaaacaacaaaacaatagcCAGTCATGTTGTAACAGGGTTACCGAAGACAACAAAACAATAGCCAGTCATGTTGTAACAGGGTTACCAAAGACCAGTCATGTTGTAACAGGGTTACCAAAGACCAGACATGTTGTAACAGGGTtaccaaaaacaacaaaacaatagcCAGTCATGTTGTAACAGGGTTACCAAAgacaataaaatatacaataaaacaataaacagtCATGTTGTTAAAGGGTTACCAAACACAATAAAAACACTAGCCAGTCATGTTGTAACAGGGTTAccaaatacaataaaacaatagCCAGTCACGTTGTAACATGGTTACCAAAGACAATAAAACAATAACCAGTCATGTTGTAACAGGGTTACCAACACAATAAAAGAATAGCCAGTCATGTTGTAATAGGGTTACCAACACAATAAAAGAATATCCAATATAACCAGGAAGATTACAAAAATCTTTCCATGGTTGAAGGTTAGCAGATATAATAGCTGTTAACGAAGCAAAATTAAGATAAAGGTAGCTTTAACCTTCAAATAAACATTCAAGCTGAAGGCTTTTACTGTGCTGTATGTATCCTCACGTACTAAATGAGTTTTACTAAATGTACATTTAATTAGTCTTTTTTTCGAAATCCAAGAGCAAGTCATTAATATTCAAGCGAAATTAAACGAACGCAGCCGTAAGGTCAGTATACGGTCAATAAAAGTGTGAAATATTCATATCATGCACATAGGCTAATAGAAAAAACCTATTGTGAGACTGAAAATACCTCGTAGTTTTTGATGTTTCtctttatataaatattgtgAGACTGATAGACATTTTTATGAGACTGCGAAAACCTAGCAAATTTAGATTCGCCTCTTTATCAAAGATAAAACCTATTGTAAATCTGCCAGTACCTAGCAATTTTAGATGTTCCACTTTATCATAGATAAATCCTATTGTAAGACTGCCAGCCATGTATCCAACCGAGTTTACTGTGAATAGAAGTGATGTCTGTTCCACATTCGTCCCCAGTATCAGCTGAAGATCCTGAAAGGCAGTTCCAAGTTGACCATATGTCCATCCCTAAGGAAGAGAAGTAAAACgtaaattattatgttgaagttttttttctaaacttgtttgacgtcatttccttcattattttgatatacactGTAATTGTCTAAATGATATTATTAAAACATCTCTCTTGGATATGGCCTATTCTAATGTGTTGTATTGGATATGACCTATTCTAATGTGTTGTATTGGATATAGTCTATTCTAATGTGTTGCCTATTCTAATGTGTTGTATTGGATATGGCCTATTCTAATGTGTTGTGCATGAATAGTTTACTTTGTTAGATCCTGTATAGAAAACAAAGACACGGAAATCATCTATAACGTGTCTTATGATGGTGGAGAACGACCCCAGgcgctcctccgtgcattatttcatcacggacgggcacaTGGCTAGAAACACCGAGCTTGATTGCTTCCTCATATGgcaaattcaacgccccgagtgaggctcgaacccacatcggtgaggagcaagttaTTCGAAGTAAGCAACCTCAAcaactcgaccacggaggcccctcctATACACATTCTTAGGACAGATTTATGAAGGCCATGTAAAGCagacatatgagccatgccatgaaaaaaccaacatagtggctttgcgttcagcatggatccagaccagcctgcgcatccgcgcagtcgggtcaggatccatgctgttcgctttcaaagtctgttgaAATTAGagaaaaccgttagcgaacagcatgggtctgtacccatgctggtcgcaaagccactatgttggttttctcatggcgcggctcatatgctgACAAGCAGGTATTTGACCGGATGAGAAAAGCTGCACTTTGACAAATAAACCAACGTAAACAGAAATTGAACATTCATATGTAACTTTCAAAACTGCAACTTAAAATTGAACatatatttgtaacatttaaaattGCGACTTAATCTACATGAACAGATATGTATCTTTAATTTGCAAAACGATGCTTTAAATATTAAGTATTGTCATATTTTATGACAGCAGACCTGTTTCAATGTCCATTAAAAAGCAGGTGATTTAATTACAAGTTCAAAGCCATTTTTCCGAATTGACCCAACTGACATTGAAGTCGGAGAAATAAGCACGGTATACATGATATGCGTTGCATGTTGCAATGATACGATAAGTTGACAGTTAAATACATAGCAGATACAAGCTTTGTCACTCTTACCAAAAGTATGAAGTTGAAATACACACAACACGTCTGAATGAAGTTCTTCTTCTGACATTCATTCTTGAAGCTGAAATTTGATCTAAACTTTGATCCTGTGCCTTGATGACTGTTCATCTGTTGGAGCTGTCCAGTTATTTCGGTTTCCATAGTTTATAAAACTTTAGTGTTATCCAAGAACTTACATAAACTATAGTAAATTGTATGCTTCTTTCAGCTTTTTAACACCAGAGTATTTATTCCATGTTCTTTTGTAGagataaataattaaagaaagaagaaatatcATAAGAAAACGTCAAATGTCTCACTAGCATTCAGCCACACTGTAGTGAAGATCATATAGTGTTGTCTATTCTATTTGTACTGTTTCTACATATATACAATTTATGTATATAGTTTTAACACCAGGTTGGTCCTCTTGTGGTTTATGGTCTAATTTGCCAcgattcatcgttcagatgcttagatatttcattcctgcgcatctgaactcccGTGATAAATTAGACGGCTAACCACCCGAAGGCCTTGACTATACACTTACTGAAAAAGTAACGAGAACAAGTTTTTAAGTGTATCAGTGGCACTTTCTTGCGTTACATTTCTTTTCAATATAGGTAGCTTTGCACGTCTGAAAAACGGAAGCGATTGCATAACGTCATTTCTCCGGATTACAGAGTAAAAACCGAATTCCTAAATCAAGGCAACCCGTGTGTTAATTGGTTAAACCGGCGACAATTCTACCTTTTTGtagatgaaataaaatcatttattagATATCGATACGTCATAGAACTAAACTATGTGCTATCTAGAACGGATTTCTATATCATTGgcgattatttaaaaaaacaaaaaaaaacaaaaaaaaaaaaaacactctttgACCTTATAACATAACGTATGATAATTTACAActgaca comes from the Mercenaria mercenaria strain notata chromosome 9, MADL_Memer_1, whole genome shotgun sequence genome and includes:
- the LOC123547487 gene encoding sodium-dependent glucose transporter 1A-like gives rise to the protein METEITGQLQQMNSHQGTGSKFRSNFSFKNECQKKNFIQTCCVYFNFILLGWTYGQLGTAFQDLQLILGTNVEQTSLLFTVNSVGYMAGSLTIGFIYDKVEHLKLLGAVSLINAVTSTLSPWCTKYGLFLFVRLLDGFLAGGRDSGGNAKIMSCWGKEGGPFMLALHFTYSIGGIISPLVTRFFLAPKLTNHENSNNTSEMQILNVSSNYSISDLYHNISLKTNQEVKEIATYGETKIHWAFLITGLLTALSGFIYITLFCKGFERVPTYVKPTEKKIEAQTSSKDIERVRLSKNQTVLFVILIALSVTSSTAVECKGLSFIMPFVLLQLNWSKSNGAFLISLLWTFYSIGRFSGIIVSRFVRPHKIIIANSFVIIISCGVLYFGAVYNIAGIVWTMVPLMGVGISCMFPTFIVWTHENVLKISGKVGGFFQFCGSLGCFIDPLYIGALMENVSPLYFVYFQIIQCTFTLVVFVINMIWVAKMRRICRTHRQQKD